Proteins encoded together in one Salvelinus namaycush isolate Seneca chromosome 26, SaNama_1.0, whole genome shotgun sequence window:
- the LOC120021468 gene encoding proteinase-activated receptor 2-like gives MASSRILSYLLLLGCACATNPFQGKGRGFIGVVDPQDADRVTVSKATADTLRSSLTTVFLPIVYIVVFAVGLPTNAMAIWVFLFRTKKKHPSAIYMANLALSDLLFVIWTPLKIAYHLNGNDWIYGEGLCKVLVGFFYGNMYCSILFITCLSVQRYWGVAHPLSQQRKNNKVAVAVSVSIWAFIWLTTTPLYLYNHTAKLKDPNITTCHDVNIIHDLEDPFPDVALPYFYFVLMAGIVFLVPSVVIIFAYILLLNALGNAMADGSAGKNRRKAVVLIVTVLVTFLVCFIPSNIMLVVHYSLLKDGVVNNGYGFYITTLCLASLNSCLDPFIYYFVSEDFRNHVKNTLLCRSSRTVERMRVSFSSMKYSRKSKAYVSESGNTQSSTC, from the exons ATGGCCTCATCTCGAATACTTTCCTACTTATTGTTGCTCGGTTGCGCGTGTGCAACAAATCCGTTTCAAG GTAAAGGACGAGGGTTCATCGGGGTGGTTGACCCTCAGGATGCTGACCGTGTTACAGTGTCCAAGGCGACCGCGGACACGCTGCGGAGCAGTCTGACCACGGTGTTCCTCCCCATCGTCTACATAGTGGTGTTTGCTGTGGGGCTGCCCACCAACGCCATGGCCATCTGGGTCTTCCTGTTCAGGACCAAGAAGAAGCACCCTTCCGCCATCTACATGGCCAACCTGGCTCTGTCCGACCTGCTCTTTGTCATCTGGACTCCCCTGAAGATCGCCTACCACCTCAACGGCAACGACTGGATCTATGGAGAAGGGTTGTGTAAAGTCCTGGTGGGCTTCTTCTATGGGAACATGTACTGCTCCATCCTCTTCATCACCTGTCTGAGTGTCCAGCGCTACTGGGGTGTGGCCCATCCTCTATCTCAGCAGAGGAAGAACAACAAAGTGGCAGTCGCTGTCTCCGTCTCTATCTGGGCCTTCATCTGGCTCACCACCACCCCTCTGTACCTGTACAACCACACGGCCAAGCTCAAGGACCCTAACATCACCACCTGCCATGATGTCAACATCATCCATGACCTGGAGGACCCCTTCCCTGACGTAGCGCTGCCCTACTTCTACTTCGTCCTCATGGCCGGCATCGTGTTCCTGGTCCCCTCGGTGGTCATCATCTTTGCCTACATCCTCCTCCTCAATGCTCTCGGGAACGCCATGGCGGACGGGAGCGCCGGGAAGAACCGTCGGAAAGCCGTGGTGCTGATCGTGACCGTGCTGGTCACCTTCCTGGTGTGTTTCATCCCCAGTAACATCATGCTGGTCGTCCACTACTCCCTCCTCAAAGACGGGGTGGTCAACAACGGCTACGGCTTCTACATCACCACTCTGTGTCTGGCCAGCCTCAACAGCTGCCTGGATCCCTTTATCTACTACTTTGTGTCAGAGGACTTCAGGAACCATGTGAAGAACACACTGCTGTGTAGGAGCAGCAGGACGGTGGAGAGGATGAGGGTCTCCTTCAGCTCCATGAAGTACTCCAGGAAGAGCAAGGCCTATGTGTCTGAGTCTGGGAACACACAGAGCAGTACCTGCTAG